Within Betaproteobacteria bacterium, the genomic segment GTCGCGATTGCACGCGCGGTCGTGCATGGTCCGCGGCTCGTGCTCGCCGACGAGCCCACCGGCAACCTCGATCCCGACAGCGCGGGGCAGGTGCTGCGCCTGCTGCGCGACCAGGTGAAGGCGGGCCAAGCGGCCGGCATCCTCGTCACGCATTCGCGCGCGGCGGCAGAGACGGCGGACCGCATCATGATGCTCACGCGGGATGGGCTGCGTGAGCTTGCGCACGGATAGTGCGGCCGCGCGGTGATGCCGATCGCAGGTATCTCGGCGGCGGGTGCGGTGTTCCGCGGAGCGTTCGCGCAGAACCGGACGCGCACCGCGGTCGGGGTGCTCGTGATCGCCCTCGGTGTTGCGCTCGGCTACGCGGTACAGATCATCAACCAGGCCGCGATCAACGAACTGGCGCAGGGCGTGCAGGTTCTGTCCGGCGACGCCGATCTCGAAGTGCGCGGTCCACGCGGTGGCTTCGACGAGGCGCTGTATCCGGACCTCTCGCGGATGCCCGAGGTGGCTGTGGCGAGCCCGGTCGTCGAGGTCGACGCGAAGCTGGCCCGCCGCGACGACACGCTCAGGATCCTCGGTCTCGACGTGTTCCGTGCCGGTTTCATCCAGCCGGGTCTGATCGCGACCGCGACCGATCGCCTCGACACGCTGCGCTCCGACGTGCTGTTCCTGAGCCCCGCCGCCATGCGCTGGCTCGAGGTGAAGCCCGGCGACGTCCTGCCGTTCCAGGTCGCGCTCGCCGACTTGCCGCTGCGCGTGGCTGGCGAGCTTGCCGGCGGCGGCGAACAGCGCTTTGGCGTGATGGACATCGCGGGCGCGCAGGCGGCGTTCGACCGGCTCGGTCGGATCACGCGTCTCGACCTGCGCTTGCGTCCCGGTGTTGACGTCGCGGCCTTCCGCGGTCGGCTGCGCCAGCGGCTGCCGCCGGGGATCGCCGCGGAGCGGCCGGAGACAGGTCTCGCCGCGAGCGTGAGCCTGTCGCGATCGTATCGTGTGAATCTCAATGTGCTCGCGCTGGTCGCGCTGTTCACGGGCGGCCTGCTGGTGTTCTCGACGCAGGCACTCGCGGTCGTGCGCCGGCGCGCGCAGTTCGCGCTGCTGCGAGTGCTCGGTGTGACGCGAGGCCGGTTGACGGCGCTGATCGTCGCCGAGGGTGCGCTGGTAGGCGTTGCGGGCAGCTTGATCGGCCTGGCGCTCGGATTCGCGCTGGCGCAACTCACGGTACGCTGGTTCGGCGCGGACCTCGGCTCCGGGTATTTCCAAGGGGTCGTGCCAGTGTTGCAACTCGACCCGTGGGCGCTCGGCGTCTTTTTCGTGCTGGGCGTCGCGGCGGCCGCGTTGGGCAGCATCGTGCCCGCGTTCGAGACGGTGCGCACGCCGCCCGCACTCGCGCTCAAGGCGGGCGACGAAGAGCGCGCGTTCGCGCGGTTGCGTTCGCCGCTGCCGGGACTCGTCGCGGTGACAATGAGCGCGGCGGCGACCGCGTTGCCGCCAGTGGGCGGATTGCCGCTGTTCGGCTACGGCGCCATCGCGCTGCTGCTCGTCGGCACGCTGCTGCTGCTGCCTCGCATCGCGGCGCTCGCGCTGTCGCTGCTGCCGACGCCCGGCCGGCCCGCGCCGCAGCTTGCGATCGCGCAATTGCGCGGCGCGCCGGGCCAGGTGACGCTGAGCCTCGCGGCCATCGTTGCCAGCGTGAGCCTGATGGTGTCCATGGCGATCATGGTCGCGTCGTTTCGCGGTTCACTCGACACCTGGCTCGAGCGGATCCTGCCAGCCGACCTCTATGTGCGCGCGGCGAACGACGGCGACACCGCGTATCTGACGTCTGAGGTGCAGGCGCGGATCGCAGCGCTGCCGGGCGTGCGCCGCGCGGAGTTCCTGCGCGAGCAACAACTGCTGCTTGAT encodes:
- a CDS encoding FtsX-like permease family protein, coding for MPIAGISAAGAVFRGAFAQNRTRTAVGVLVIALGVALGYAVQIINQAAINELAQGVQVLSGDADLEVRGPRGGFDEALYPDLSRMPEVAVASPVVEVDAKLARRDDTLRILGLDVFRAGFIQPGLIATATDRLDTLRSDVLFLSPAAMRWLEVKPGDVLPFQVALADLPLRVAGELAGGGEQRFGVMDIAGAQAAFDRLGRITRLDLRLRPGVDVAAFRGRLRQRLPPGIAAERPETGLAASVSLSRSYRVNLNVLALVALFTGGLLVFSTQALAVVRRRAQFALLRVLGVTRGRLTALIVAEGALVGVAGSLIGLALGFALAQLTVRWFGADLGSGYFQGVVPVLQLDPWALGVFFVLGVAAAALGSIVPAFETVRTPPALALKAGDEERAFARLRSPLPGLVAVTMSAAATALPPVGGLPLFGYGAIALLLVGTLLLLPRIAALALSLLPTPGRPAPQLAIAQLRGAPGQVTLSLAAIVASVSLMVSMAIMVASFRGSLDTWLERILPADLYVRAANDGDTAYLTSEVQARIAALPGVRRAEFLREQQLLLDPSRPRVVLQARTVDPANPSRNLPLLGTPLAVATAAPQPVWVNEAAVDLYGFTPGKVIELPVAGKATRFTVAGVWRDYGRQQGAIAIERERYVALTGDRAVTSGALWLAEGSNRGVVQASLRREIPGGERLEIATPGEIRDVSLKVFDRTFAVTYALELVAVVIGLVGLSSSFGALVLARRREFGVLRHLGMTRRQVGTMLATEGFAVSGIGLVVGLALGFVISLILIHVVNRQSFHWGMELALPWPALAGFALVVLAASTITAMASGRQAMGDDAVRAVKEDW